One window of the Anomalospiza imberbis isolate Cuckoo-Finch-1a 21T00152 chromosome 12, ASM3175350v1, whole genome shotgun sequence genome contains the following:
- the MTHFSD gene encoding methenyltetrahydrofolate synthase domain-containing protein, whose protein sequence is MAAPAACSKWDIREKVWEHLEASGLAEFPRPVRGRIPNFKGSSHATTRLLGLQEFRAARAVKSNPDAPQRNARFLTLQARKTLLVPTPRLRTGLFNRIVPPPGASKEMLRRCATSQGVKDYSVPVGLDGKAQVDLVVVGSVAVSEKGWRIGKGEGYADMEYAMMVSMGAVQEDTPVVTIVHDCQVLDIAEELLGDHDLTVDYILTPTRTIQTNCKRPKPQGIMWHKVSSEMLGKIPILKTLRCREKLAGKDVTLQDEHPALASTKRAAGSKQKVMAANPQARAAPGSAPVGQPHVESDPANPKLEGSDTITTVFVGNLPGSLRVSELKSALRELQAVPVGLKWQGAQHRAFLDYRDQGAAHRAVSSLQGLSLGGSALRVELAKSQRSKGQGGINSHK, encoded by the exons ATGGCGGCCCCAGCGGCCTGCTCCAAGTGGGACATCCGGGAGAAGGTGTGGGAGCACCTGGAGGCCTCCGGCCTGGCCGAGTTCCCGCGGCCCGTGCGCGGCCGCATCCCCAACTTCAAG GGCTCCTCCCACGCTACCACCAGGCTGCTGGGCTTGCAGGAGTTCCGGGCTGCCCGTGCAGTAAAATCCAACCCCGATGCTCCCCAGAGGAACGCCCGCTTCCTGACGCTGCAA GCAAGGAAGACTTTGCTGGTTCCCACACCACGTCTGAGGACTGGACTGTTCAACAGGATTGTTCCCCCTCCCGGTGCAAGCAAGGAGATGCTGAGAAGATGTGCAACATCTCAG ggtGTAAAAGACTACAGCGTGCCTGTGGGGCTGGATGGGAAAGCACAAGTGGACTTGGTTGTTGTGGGATCAGTGGCTGTCTCTGAAAAAG GCTGGAGAATTGGCAAAGGGGAAGGTTATGCAGACATGGAATATGCAATGATGGTGTCCATGGGTGCAGTGCAGGAGGACACACCTGTGGTTACCATCGTGCACGACTGCCAG GTGCTTGACATAGCAGAGGAGCTCCTGGGTGATCATGATTTAACTGTGGATTACATCCTCACTCCAACAAGGACTATCCAGACTAATTGCAAACGACCAAAACCTCAGGGAATAATGTGGCACAAG GTCAGCTCTGAGATGCTGGGAAAAATCCCCATCCTAAAGACTCTTCGATGCAGGGAGAAGCTGGCTGGCAAGGATGTCACCCTCCAAGATGAACACCCAGCCCTGGCAAGCACCAAGAGAGCAGCAGGTTCAAAGCAGAAGGTGATGGCTGCAAATCCCCAAGCaagggctgctccaggctcagctCCAGTGGGACAGCCCCATGTGGAAAGTGATCCTGCAAATCCCAAATTAGAGGGATCTGACACAATCACCACTGTGTTTGTGGGGAACTTGCCTGGCAGCCTGAGAGTGAGCGAGCTGAAAAGTGCCCTGAGGGAATTGCAGGCGGTTCCTGTTGGCTTGAAgtggcagggagcacagcacaGGGCTTTCCTGGACTACAGGGATCAGGgagctgcacacagagctgtgtcctcctTGCAAGGCCTGAGCCTTGGGGGCAGTGCTCTGAGAGTGGAGCTGGCCAAGAGCCAGAGGAGCAAAGGGCAAGGAGGAATCAATAGTCACAAATGA
- the FOXF1 gene encoding forkhead box protein F1 produces MTAEAQQALSSQPPPPPVQSSYGPMSSVAEKQPQSSAMDAASAGTGGAAGSAPGSGGAPGSGGPKAKKTNAGIRRPEKPPYSYIALIVMAIQSSPSKRLTLSEIYQFLQSRFPFFRGSYQGWKNSVRHNLSLNECFIKLPKGLGRPGKGHYWTIDPASEFMFEEGSFRRRPRGFRRKCQALKPMYSMMNGLSFNHLPDSYGFQGSAGGLSCPPNSLSLEGGLGMMNGHLSSNVEGMGLAGHSVPHLPANGGHTYMGGCTGSSAGEYPHHDSSVPASPLLPAGGVMEPHSVYSSSASAWAPSASAALNTGASYIKQQPLSPCNPTANPLSSSLSTHSLDQPYLHQNSHNTADLQGIPRYHSQSPSMCDRKEFVFSFNAMASSSMHSAGSGSYYHQQVTYQDIKPCVM; encoded by the exons ATGACTGCAGAAGCGCAGCAGGCTCTGTCCTCtcagccccctcctcctccgGTGCAGAGCAGCTACGGCCCCATGTCCTCCGTGGCTGAGAAGCAGCCGCAGAGCTCGGCCATGGACGCCGCCTCCGCGGGGACCGGCGGCGCGGCCGGCAGCGCCCCGGGCAGCGGCGGGgccccgggcagcggcggccCCAAGGCGAAGAAGACGAACGCGGGGATCCGGCGGCCGGAGAAGCCGCCTTATTCCTACATCGCCCTCATCGTCATGGCTATCCAGAGCTCTCCCTCCAAACGCCTGACCCTCAGCGAGATCTACCAGTTCTTGCAGAGCCGCTTCCCTTTCTTCCGAGGCTCCTACCAGGGCTGGAAAAACTCGGTGCGCCACAACCTCTCGCTCAACGAGTGCTTCATCAAGCTGCCCAAGGGCTTGGGACGCCCGGGCAAGGGCCACTACTGGACCATCGACCCGGCCAGCGAGTTCATGTTCGAGGAGGGCTCGttccgccgccggccccgcgggTTCCGGAGGAAATGCCAGGCGCTGAAGCCCATGTACAGCATGATGAACGGGCTCAGCTTCAACCACCTCCCCGACAGCTACGGCTTCCAGGGCTCGGCCGGCGGGCTCTCCTGCCCCCCCAACAGCCTCTCCCTCGAAGGGGGCTTGGGGATGATGAACGGGCATTTGTCCAGCAACGTGGAGGGGATGGGCCTGGCGGGACACTCCGTGCCCCACCTGCCCGCCAACGGTGGGCACACCTACATGGGCGGCTGCACCGGCTCCTCGGCCGGGGAATACCCGCACCACGACAGCTCCGTGCCCGCATCCCCGTTGCTCCCCGCCGGCGGTGTGATGGAGCCGCACTCGGTTTACTCCAGCTCGGCCTCGGCGTGGGCGCCCAGCGCCTCGGCGGCCCTCAACACCGGCGCGTCCTACATCAAGCAGCAGCCCCTCTCGCCCTGCAACCCCACGGCCAACCCgctctcctccagcctctccacGCATTCCCTCGACCAGCCCTACCTGCACCAGAACAGCCACAACACCGCCGACCTCCAAG GCATCCCGCGGTATCACTCGCAGTCTCCGAGCATGTGCGACAGAAAAGAATTCGTCTTCTCTTTCAACGCCATGGCCTCCTCCTCCATGCATTCGGCGGGCAGCGGCTCCTATTACCACCAACAAGTGACATACCAGGACATCAAGCCGTGCGTTATGTGA